From the genome of Takifugu rubripes chromosome 10, fTakRub1.2, whole genome shotgun sequence:
TCCACCCACAACATGGATGTCCCCTCCATCAAGAGGACAGAATACCAGGTAATCCAGTTTGAAACGCTCCGTTTCTGTGGGCAACCACTTGAATAGTTAAACACCTCCCATGCGCACAGACTacagaaatgatttaaaacTCCCATCTCGACCTTCACATCTCCAGTTTGAGTCCAAAGTATGTCGTTGAACTCGCATTATGCTTAAAGTTGAGTATTAAACTGCAAAATAACTGCACCATCGGAGTTCATTTGAGGTGAAGGGTTTCCACaaatgtggggggaaatgaaCCCTTTTTTCTGAATGCTTGGGTTTTAAATCCAGGAGGTCAAAGTCTGAACATGACCATAGAGTGGTCGTGCTAACGGACCCGCCAGAGGTCTTGACCATAGAGTGGTCGTGCTAACGGACCTGCCAGAGGTCTTGACCATAGAGTGGTCGTGCTAACGGACCTGCCAGAGGTCTTGACCATAGAGTGGTCGTGCTAACGGACCCGCCAGAGGTCTTGACCATAGAGTGGTCGTGCTAACGGACCTGCCAGAGGTCTTGACCATAGAGTGGTCGTGCTAACGGACCTGCCAGAGGTCTTGAGCATAGAGTGGTCGTGCTAACGGACCTGCCAGAGGTCTTGACCATAGAGTGGTCGTGCTAACGGACCTGCCAGAGGTCTTGACCATAAAGTGGTCGTGCTAACGGACCTGCCAGAGGTCATGACCATAAGGTGGTCGTGCTAACGGACCTGCCAGAGGTCTTGACCATAAAGTGGTCGTGCTAACGGACCCGCCAGAGGTCATGACCATAAGGTGGTCGTGCTAACGGACCCGCCAGAGGTCTTGACCATAAGGTGGTCGTGCTAACGGACCCGCCAGAGGTCTTGACCATAAGGTGGTCGTGCTAACGGACCCGCCAGAGGTCTTGACCATAAGGTGGTCGTGCTAACGGACCCGCCAGAGGTCTTGACCATAGAGTGGTCGTGCTAACGGACCCGCCAGAGGTCTTGACCATAAAGTGGTCGTGCTAACGGACCCGCCAGAGGTCTTGACCATAAAGTGGTCGTGCTAACGGACCCGCCAGAGGTCTTGACCATAGGGTGGTCGTGCTAACGGACCCGCCAGAGGTCTTGACCATAAGGTGGTCGTGCTAACGGACCCGCCAGAGGTCTTGACCATAAGGTGGTCGTGCTAACGGACCCGCCAGAGGTCTTGACCATAAGGTGGTCGTGCTAACGGACCTGCCAGAGGTCTTGAGCTGGCGACGGCCAGATGCTAATGGTGCGTTCCCAGAGAAGCCGAGCGCCGCTCGTCTCCAGCCACTGAAAGCTCAGCCTTCAGCCTCTTCGCCCGCCGAATGCCTTTGTGCGACTCTGAATTGTCTGAATTTCTTTGGCGCAGCTGCTCAACATCGCCGACGACTACATGACCTTGATGAGTGACAACGGCGACATCAGGGAGGACTTGCGTGTCCCTGAGAATGAGGTCGGAAAGGAAATCATGGGGAAGTTTCAGGCTAGCGAGGAGTTCTATGTAAGTCCGGCGCCGTTGGTCGGTTTTTGTACTTTCAAACATTTCGGGAAAAAGTTTTATCGACATGAAGTTGCGTCAGCTGTCATAGAAACCGAATCAGAACTTTGTTTGTCTCCATAAATACGTGTTCACGCCAGTCCTGCATCGTTTTATCACGCGGATCTTTTGGTGAATATTTGGGTCCTCACCTGATGTCATTTGCAGGTCTCTGTAATGTCTGCCATGGGGGAGGAGTGTGCCATCGGTACCAAGACCATGGGAAACAAATAAAGGAGATGGACTTTGCTGCCCAGGCAACAAGCTCCTCCCACAACCAGTCTCTTGCATTTTCATTGGCTCTGCCACCAAAGCGCCAGCCTTCAGACGACCTCATTCTGTTGTGATTTCTCTTATCATGGTCTTTCCCCCCCCTCTCACCTTCCCGTTTCTCTTTTCCATCGAGATGGTTCCCTCGACCCGACCGCCGTTTGGTTTGATCTTCGTATAAACGACTTCAGATTAATGATCAGCTGCTTACTTTGCCTTGTTGGTTTGCCACTCACATTCCTGAATGTTAAAATAACGACGGGATTCAGCTTTTGTatgattattttttatattcttAAATAGCAGGTCTAGCCTTTTTAAGGGGGAGGAGGTGTGGTTTTGGTTTGaatgagtgggggagggggtgtagCTTATCTGGAACCTTTGGGCGTAGCACTGTCCAGCTCTGGCTTTTAGCTCCTGTGTGAATTTGAGTTTTTTCCTCCCAACAGCTGGAATAGTGGTCTTCACCTAACaaaagccccccacccctcccagcATGTCAAGAAAATTTAGCAATTTTGTCTCCTGATATctgaaacaaaagtgatttCCCCACCTGGCTGTCTCTGAGGTTGGAGGGGCAGTTAACACTCAAGCTTCTGATCCACCGGGGGTAGTAGTGTCCAACGTGCCCCGAATCCCCCTTCCAAACAAAGTGTTCCATCTTTTCAGAGGTGTTTTGCGTAGTGGTGTGGGCCTCCAACATGTGGGAGGCAGTTTGTAGTGAGGCGTGTTTCTCTCGAGGGACTCCATCAGGTTGGGGAGGGTGGTAGAGCTGCAAACTTCACTCGAGGCCTTTGTCACCTGACtggaaatggcaaaaaaaaatataaaataaaacggAATTGACAACAATCACACGCGCTGTCTGATGTCTAATGTATCTTTTATTAGTAAATGCAAAtgagttttttttcctcaaagtTGATAAatgcatgatttaaaaaaaaaaaaaaaacccgtttTGCTATCTGGTGTATTTGTGAGAAAATGATCATTAAATCTTTCAAATTCTTTTGGCAGCTTCAGGGTTTTCTGAAACTGATGTTTTCCCCAGCCCTTCATTGCAGAGCACGTTGGCTGTTTGACATTGTATAATTATTAACCTTCATAATGTTTTGGGTGTGTTCCATTTATGTGGTGGTTCTAAACCTTCTGGTAGAGAACAAgaaataaacacttttaaaCCAGCCTTAGAAAATGACACATGATTGGAAACCATTCAGACTGGCCCCTAAAGGACTGATGGTTCCAGGGTAAAAACTGACTCTGAAGTGTTTCTGCCATCGGTTTTTCCAGTTCCTGATGTCGCCCTTGATGAGGAACTCCTGTTGAACCAGGTGATCTGCTCTCAGACTCGGGGTTTTAACAGGTTGAACTGGAATGATTGACCAGGCTAGCAGGGTTTATCAGGGTGTGTTTGGTTCCACGTTGACTTTTGGACTTGAATTAGCTCCAACAGCTGCTGAAACTGTCATTTCTTGGAGCATTCAGCTACAAAATGTCTTCCTCTGTGGATCATAGGTACCAGAACGAGAGGTCTGGTGTTTCACTTTCAATTTCTGAAGTCGTGTCCGAATGCTCATACTTAATAAAGTTGcatcaaaaaaaggaaacccCTCAGATTCCACTGATCAGCGTGTTTTCTCGTCAGGTACGAGGAGCCAGGTGCGGTTAAAAGTAACTTTCAGTTACCTTCACTAAGCTCAAACTGAAAAGTTACCACGTTCGTCCAGCTTTCGCTTCgtcaaaacatttttatagtGGGGAAAAATCTCGAAGCATTCATTTTCATGGAAAATGTTATGCTTCGGGTGTAGTTCTGCACTGCTGCGCAACAAATTGAGGTCATTGAAAACGCCATATTTGGTAAGAGCGTTCACCCGACCGGAACTACGTCACTACACGTCACATCCTGCTCTCTCTTTCCGGTTCAACCTCGCAACATGGCACCGGTAAACCTCACTTGCGCTCTAAAATTTCTGTTAATTCAACGTTAATGTGCTTCTATTCTTTACTTTTTTTCGTGAAATAGCCGTACTTTGAATCAAAGTTTTATGTCCACTGTTGATTTATAATTAGTTAAGCTGATATATTTAGACATAAAAGGGAGTATTAGCAGATTTAGCATTAGCTTGCCGCGATCTAACACGTGTTACAGAAGTATTTCATTCCAATGGGATTTTAATGCACATATATAAAATATCATGCACTCTACAAAGTTTAACGTTTAACCCGACGTCTAGGTCACACCCCAGCAAATGCAACGACATTGCCAGTTTGTTTGCCTATGAGATGTAATAAAGCGTAAAAGTTTAATACATTTGAAAACCCAATTTTCACCTCACAGATCAGACAGAAAAGGTCTTTTGGCAAGAAAGCCAAAAAAGGAGCCATGTGGAAATTCACACTGGACCTGACCCACCCAGTGGAGGATGGGATTCTGGACTCTGCAAACTTTGTAGGTTTCTTAGTCAAGGCATTTAAATTTGGGAAATGAGAGATTCTATTAGCTTTTCTGATTTGGTTGCATTTTGGGATTTTATGGGATTAGAAAAACCTtcatatttataaatatattttggcTAAATATGACTGCCTGACTTTCAAAATGCAAGTTATGGGCACGTTGTTAATTGTGTTTGGACTAGGGTTCTCTTCCCTAGCTCCCAATAAGCTAGGGTTCTCTTCCCTAGCACATCATTGTTTCATTCCCAATAGGAAACCTTCCTTAAAGAGAGGATCAAGGTCAATGGTAAAACAGGGAATCTGGGCAACATCGTCCACGTTGGCCGCATGAAGAACAAGATCAACGTCACATCTGAGAAGCAGTTTTCcaaaaggtgaagagaagtTCTCTATATTTGAATTAATTCCTTATTAGAAGTCTAATTTGGGTTATTAATAAAACTCCCCCCTTTTTTCAGGTATCTGAAGTACCTCACCAAGAAGTACCTGAAGAAAAACAACCTCCGGGACTGGCTGAGAGTGGTGGCGTCGGACAAGGAGACGTACGAGCTGCGATACTTCCAGATCAGTCAGGATGACGAGTCGGAGGCAGATGAGTGAATCTCGTGACCTGTCTGCAGAATAAAATATTGAAAGTAACCAAAAATTCTGTTCTggccttgttttatttgaaaatatATGCAACATTTAGATCCATTTCGATTTTATTTCACTAAGTCAATTAAGTTATTAGTCGAAGAGAATAAATTGTCGGTTTAATAGTTTTTTATTGCAGGAGACGGTTCAGTGTGTGAGTTGTAAAGTATAAAATTGAGACACAATCAGACCGAACATATCAATGTTTAACTCCGTTTCAGAGGTTGAATCTCCATTTTCTCAGAAAAGACTCATTTTGCTGATTTCTAAACAAAAACAGGTGAACAATCCGGGTGTAATGCTCTGTATGAAcaccaggtggcgctgcaggcaggcgatGAAAGTTATTCGGCTCAATATTTTATAATTAGTGGGATAACAATCATCAATGTTTATATCTGGAATTAAAAACCTTGACGTTCATCTGAGTTTGTCACccagaaagttttttttatttgtataaatatcaaagatttttatatttttaatttaaatttggAGGTTTTTTTACCTTGTGATGAGCACTGAGAGACTCGTGACTACTGAGCAAAGAGGATGACGTTTAATACATCGATAGGATTCTACCTTTAAGGTGTGTAAAGAAGCAAGTAGAGTCTGGATCGTCCACAGATGGGCACAATGAATTTGAAACGAACCCTTAACGTGTGCATCTGTTTGGACCAAGTCCTGCTCCCTCATCTGTTACGTATAAACCACAGAGTCAAGAATGTGTCGGCGCCTCCGATCGTCATACTCAGGTTGTGGATTCACTCCGAGCTTCTGTAAAACTCCACATTACAGGAAAAGCACCGATAAAGCTGTGGGGAAGGTGAATGTGCAGATAATGATACTTATATTGTGTGTGTACTAAAATGCACAATAAAATGTCTTGAATTTCCATCAGTTTGGGTTCAAAAGCACAGAAAAAAGAATCCCAGGAAGCAACAAACAACTGAAATGTTAGAGGTGGAGTTCCCAGCTCATGAGTTGTTCCACTAAGAATTTTTCTGCCCAGTTTTCATAATTCTTCTGTAATCCAAGTGTCTTTATGCTACGATGTCTGAGTGAGTCCAGGTAAACAGACTGTGCAAGTGCAGTCAATGACACGCGAATAGTTCAGTGATGTTACATCAAATAATGTTTCAGTTTTTAGTTTCACCACACGAGCACACGAAGGTGCGTCGATGGTGCCTTCCTAtgtctcctcgtctcctctcctccgcagGAGTAGAATTTGGGGTCTTATAATGTGTTGGCTGCAGTACCGCAAGTGTCCACTGTTCtaaactaacacacacacacacacacctgctcagtTCCCAGCTGTGTGTACACAGTTGCAGTGCAAAGTTAACACACACGCCGACAGTCTCGGCTGATCAATAGTACATCAgcctggtcacatgactccacctcctttcctgaaGGAGGTCTGGAAAAGATCCCGTTTGATCATCACACGATGGATCATTCATCGATTCCAGTTCAGCCGATGCTGAAAGTGTGATTTGGGCTCAGCTCTGCTCCGGTTGTTGCTGCCATGGCGACGTGTTTCCGTCGTGAAAGCGGATCTCGGGCCCTTCATGAATGTTTCAGGACGGACGTCTCACACCAGCGAGCGGGGAGAACAGCTGATGCCGTCCCATCATCCTCGGCGTCGCGGGGGTTCACCTGCGCCTTCAttcaggagcagcaggtggGTGCGCTCGGTTCAACATCCTGCGGAAGTTTGGGTCACCGtgacgtttgtgtgtgtgtgttttgtggcaCCTGCGTGTGGTTCACCTCAGTAGTACTCGTGTGTTTCTCTGCTAGAACATCAGTGTTTcctacttcttcttcttcttcttcttcttcctcggtgGCTCTGGAAGAACCAGCCTGACTCCACGATGGTCGCTGCCAGGTGAACAACTGACAGAAGCAGCGACAGAagaaccagacccagacccagacccagacccagatcACAAACAGGTCCAGCGATGGCGGCGTGGCTCCACCGGCTGTCTTTCACCGACGCCTGTTACAATCTCTATTCCCGCCTCCGGAGGACCAAACCCGTGGGCTCCATGGCCGCCGGCTCCGACGACCTCACCGAGCTCTCTGAGGGGTCGGCAGTTGGGCTCGCCAAGGTTCTGACCACCGCGGACCTGGTTTCTCTCGGGGTGGGCAGCTGTGTCGGCACGGGCATGTACGTGGTGGCCGGATTGGTCGCCAAGGCGACGGCCGGGCCTGGGGTCATCCTGTCGTTTATCATCGCAGCCGCGGCGTCCATCCTGTCAGGTGACCTTCAGCTCTCAGGTATTTCACCGAGGCCGAGTTTAACCCGCTTATCCGCCGGTGGTTTTCAGGCGTGTGCTACGCAGAGTTCGGCGTGCGGGTCCCAAAGACGACCGGCTCCGCTTACACCTACAGCTACGTGACGGTCGGCGAGTTTGTGGCGTTTTTCATCGGCTGGAACCTGATCCTGGAGTACCTGATCGGTACGGCGGCGGGGGCGTCGGCCCTCAGCAGCATGTTCGACTCACTGGCCAATCACAGCATCAGCAACTACATAGTGACACACCTGGGCACAGTTCCTGGACTGGGTCAGTACCTTCAGGTTCTATCGTCCAAAAACCTGCAGCCAGATGAATAAATACCCACTGACAGTCGTGGTGGTGGTTCCAGGTCAGGGCGAGGACACGTATCCTGACCTGTTGGCGCTCTTTATCGCCCTGCTGGTCACCGTCATCATCGCTTTCGGCGTTCGGAACTCAGTGAGCTTCAACAACGTCCTCAATGTGGTAAACCTGGCGGTTTGGGTCTTCGTGATGGTGGCCGGACTCTTCTTTCTCTCCGCCAGTAACTGGGAGGGGGGCAGGTTCCTGCCCTACGGCTGGTCAGGGGTGAGGCGCCGGCCGTCCACCTTCTCGGGCGTCTTTAAAATCCGCCCCACTGATATTCTGATGCCGCGCAGGTGATGCGGGGAGCTGCCACCTGCTTCTACGCGTTCATCGGCTTTGACATCATCGCGAcgacaggagaggaggccaaGAACCCCAACAGCTCCATCCCATACGCCATCACCGCCTCGCTGGTCACCTGCCTCACCGCCTACGTGACGGTCCGTTCCGACGCTCTTTGGATCAGCGGAGCCTCCAGAACCTCTTTAACCTCCCTTCTTCCGTCCGCAGGTGAGTGTGATCCTCACACTCATGGTTCCCTACAGCCTGATCGATGGCTCCGCCCCTCTGATGGAAATGTTTGCGGTTCACGGTTTCCTCTGGGGGAAATACACCGTGGCGGTGGGCTCCATAGCCGGACTCACCGTCTCTCTCCTGGGCTCCTTGTTCCCGATGCCCAGGGTGATCTACGCCATGGCCCGGGACGGTCTGCTCTTCAGGTGAGGCGGCGCCGGCAGCCGGGCGGTTGTTGCCGGTATCTGACCCTGTTACCGCCTCCGCAGGGTGTTGTCCCACGTGTcggcgctcacacacacccccacggTGGCGTGCGTGGTGTCGGGGAGCATGGCCGCCCTCCTGGCCCTGTTGGTGAGTCTCCGGGACCTGATCGAGATGATGTCCATCGGCACCCTGCTGGCCTACACCCTGGTGAGCGTgtgcgtgctgctgctgcgataCCAGCCGGACGAGGAGTCCGACCCCATCCAGGCTCCCTGCGGGGTCGGGCGCCGCGGCGACGGCGCTTCCCCCGGCAACAGTGAGCAGATGGTGGGAGATCCGGAGGACGAAGGGTCGTCCTACCATGCGGGCGTGACTGAGGATCTGCACGCCGGCCCGCCGGCCCTGCTGCGGAGGCTCCTGGGAGCCCGTTACCCGGAGCTGCAGCTTCGGCTGGGGATGCCCAGTTTGTCGGAGCGGCCCACGGCGGCGACCGGCCGCGTGGTGACCCGCTGCAccgtgctcctcttcctcatgtccttcctcctctggtccaccgTGATATTTGGCGTTGAGCAGGGGACTGGCGTGGCAGCCGTCCTCTCCGGCCTGATGGCTGCGCTGATGCTGGGGTCCATGGTCAAGCTTTTAATCACCATCTTACAGCAGCCAGAAAGTGGGAGGAGACTTCCTTACATGGCGCCGTGTGTGCCCTTCGTCCCTGCGGCGGCCATATTGGTCAACAGCTACCTCATGCTGAAACTGTCGCCCCTCACCTGGGCCCGCTTCGCCGTCTGGTGCCTCATAGGTGAGCGCCGCTTTCCCCGGTGGTTCAAACGTTGCATCCGTCCATAAGAGTGACCTCCTCGGAGCAGAGCTCAACCCTTGGAGAGCCAGAGGTGACGCCATGCGTGGAGGCCGATACCTGACCTCCTCTCTGCACCTTCCCCAGGTTTACTGATCTACGGCGGCTATGGAATGTGGCACAGCACCCTGGAGCTGGACGCCCTGGAGCAGCAGGCCCACGCCAGTTCCTACCAGCGTTACGACGACCAGCTGGACGACACCTTCTCTGCCGACGAAGGTTTTTACCCACACGACCCGGACGAGCAAACGTACCAGGGCTGGTCGGCGCCGGGGGAGAGGGGCTACGGCTACCAGCAGCAGGCCCGGGAGAACCAgtgtgatggagatgaaggtTTTCAGGCCAGACCAGGAGGTCCGTGTCTGGGCCCCGAGGGCAGGTCCAGAGGAAGGACCAACCATGGGTTTGATATGGGCGAAGACGACTGAGTAGATGCTTCACTGGTGAGATCGGATCCATTGATCTGTCCAATCACCCCTAATCAATACAATCGTCAGTTtcgggggggggttgtttgtttgtttatctgtTTTCTCACCTTCATGTTGACTTTTTGAAGCCGTGAACGTGACTTTTTtgggctggagctgcagaaactAAACACGTGTGGGATGAAAGTGTCCTTTTCAGGAGTAAGTGTCTCATCTTGAGTGAATAGTTTTTCAGCAAATCTCACATTTTTTcaactttattcattttttttcataCAACAGAAATGTACACAATACACAGTAAAGATACTTTGATTACATTCTTAATAAGACAGAAGTTTAAAACAGTGATACAGGTCAGAGGTTAAAATATCCTATTAATGCTGATATACTGTAACACATTCATGCTAAATGATATATAAGATACAGAAGTCTGGATATTTGAGATATATAAGACAACGTTGATTAAGTGAATACATGAAAGAAAGCAGTTTTGTCATTaagccattaaaaagaaaaaaaatctgtattttaGGTAATAATATGCAGCCAGTTTTCCTCCTTAAATATATTTACTTAAAACATTAAGGATTTCAAAGCAAAGTCAGACCAATAAAAGTACTTTTGAGTGTTGTTGCTGAGCTCGTCTCAAACTTTGTAAAAGCTTTGAAGGCAGAACTTTGGGCTGGGATCAGAACCGTCTTCAGACTCTGGCGCTCTTGGCGTGGTTGCCCGGCGGCTCCAGGGGCCCGGCCCGGCTCGCCTGTCTGGAGAAGTAGAAGCTGTTCTCTCTCATCGGGCTTCCGGGGCTCAGGAAATGGCAGAACAGGATCATAATCCCCCCCAGGAGACAGAGAGCGGTGCCGACCCATCCGGCGTACAAGGAGAAGCCGAACGACATCAGACCCCCGTCTTTGTGGGCCCCGACCGGGAACCAGACGGTGGAGATGACGCCGCAGAGAGCTGAAAGAGAGGTCCGGTTAGAAGGTGTTCAGCAGCTGTCTTCCGTCTGGACTCCAGGTTTCCTCACCCacgcagaggaagaggacgccTCCCACACGGGAGCGCCGCTGCCTGATGGCGGACGAGTCGTTCTGCAGCCTGATGCACGGCATCGACATCAGAACCAGCAGCATCGCAGGGAGCCCGAGGAGACAGGCGCAGACCATCAGGGCCCGAGAGGTCTGCACGTAGGCtggcagagagacagggtgagggagagacaggcggggtgggagagagacagggtgagggagagacagggtgagagagagacagggtgagagacaggcagggtgggagagagacagggtgagggagagacagggtgagagacagacagggtgagagacaggcagggtgggagagagacagggtgagggagagacagggtgagagacagacaggtagagaGACAGACCTAAACAGCCTTTACAGTAACTGTCTGGCAGCACCAAATTACCCGGTTCCCATTTCTAAAGCAACTTTTTCACTCTGATGATAAAACTGACTAAATAACCAGAAGCAGCGCGAGACCAACAACACAGTTCTGTTATCTCTGTTATCTCTGATGGGCCCCGGGGGGGGTCGGGTCTCACCGGGCAGGGTCAGGATCTGCTCGCGGGCCCCGCAGTGGTACAGGGCCGGGGAGATGATGCACTCGGCCCACAGGCCCTTGGACACCAGCTCGTCCATCCGCAGACAGGCGGCCAGGCTGTAGTCGCAGGTTCGGACCCAGTCGCTGGTTGCCGTGGCGACCATCAGGCCCGCCCAGCCCGCGCAGCTGGCCCCGCTGCCGATGATCTGCCTGCACATGAGCGCCATGAAGTTCGGATTCTACCAAAGTTTGGAAAAAGTCACTTGTTATTGTTTAAAAGTCCAGGCGGCTGTTTTTGGACACCCCCAAAACTCCTGGTAAAAGCAAAATTATCCAGTTAATACTTTCTCGGTTTCGATAGAGGGGCTTTGAAAATGTGGGTAAAAAAAGTGGGTCTCTGACTGGTCCCGGTTCTGAACGTCTGGtccacagagaaaaaaacaaccctaaaatatcatttatgttcgGGTGGAGCGAAAAACCCCAGAAACGTTCAaactctcagccaatcagagctcgTGTGCTGCCCGGttctaatataaaacagacaCAGATGACAGAGCAAAGAAAGTTAGAGatcaaacacacctgaaaaCAGCCGCCGAGGCAAAAATTTAGGAAATtaataaaaaacagatttttgacTCACCTGACCCACgcgcgccctctgctggtgaccGACTGTAATTACAGGCT
Proteins encoded in this window:
- the cldn11b gene encoding claudin-11b, whose translation is MALMCRQIIGSGASCAGWAGLMVATATSDWVRTCDYSLAACLRMDELVSKGLWAECIISPALYHCGAREQILTLPAYVQTSRALMVCACLLGLPAMLLVLMSMPCIRLQNDSSAIRQRRSRVGGVLFLCVALCGVISTVWFPVGAHKDGGLMSFGFSLYAGWVGTALCLLGGIMILFCHFLSPGSPMRENSFYFSRQASRAGPLEPPGNHAKSARV
- the slc7a14b gene encoding probable cationic amino acid transporter; translation: MAAWLHRLSFTDACYNLYSRLRRTKPVGSMAAGSDDLTELSEGSAVGLAKVLTTADLVSLGVGSCVGTGMYVVAGLVAKATAGPGVILSFIIAAAASILSGVCYAEFGVRVPKTTGSAYTYSYVTVGEFVAFFIGWNLILEYLIGTAAGASALSSMFDSLANHSISNYIVTHLGTVPGLGQGEDTYPDLLALFIALLVTVIIAFGVRNSVSFNNVLNVVNLAVWVFVMVAGLFFLSASNWEGGRFLPYGWSGVMRGAATCFYAFIGFDIIATTGEEAKNPNSSIPYAITASLVTCLTAYVTVSVILTLMVPYSLIDGSAPLMEMFAVHGFLWGKYTVAVGSIAGLTVSLLGSLFPMPRVIYAMARDGLLFRVLSHVSALTHTPTVACVVSGSMAALLALLVSLRDLIEMMSIGTLLAYTLVSVCVLLLRYQPDEESDPIQAPCGVGRRGDGASPGNSEQMVGDPEDEGSSYHAGVTEDLHAGPPALLRRLLGARYPELQLRLGMPSLSERPTAATGRVVTRCTVLLFLMSFLLWSTVIFGVEQGTGVAAVLSGLMAALMLGSMVKLLITILQQPESGRRLPYMAPCVPFVPAAAILVNSYLMLKLSPLTWARFAVWCLIGLLIYGGYGMWHSTLELDALEQQAHASSYQRYDDQLDDTFSADEGFYPHDPDEQTYQGWSAPGERGYGYQQQARENQCDGDEGFQARPGGPCLGPEGRSRGRTNHGFDMGEDD
- the rpl22l1 gene encoding ribosomal protein eL22-like; this encodes MAPIRQKRSFGKKAKKGAMWKFTLDLTHPVEDGILDSANFETFLKERIKVNGKTGNLGNIVHVGRMKNKINVTSEKQFSKRYLKYLTKKYLKKNNLRDWLRVVASDKETYELRYFQISQDDESEADE